One Gordonia mangrovi genomic region harbors:
- a CDS encoding amidohydrolase family protein, whose product MILYKLFSVDDHVIEPAHVWSDYVPAKYKDRAPHVVEEDGRQIWVWEGGRETTMGLNAVAGKPREEWGLEPARFEDMIPGCYDPEERRKDLLSNGIFGSLAFPTLPGFGGRKFATFEDKDLALACVRAWNDYMLEEWCAAAPDMFVPMTIVPVWDVDLAVAELERSVEKGSKALCWLENPAKVGQPGYHSGYWDKLFAATQAMDLPVCMHIGSSGASSLGTAEEEDNQIDVVQIASAFTTAAHCAINMMCSPIPRKFPDVKLVWSEGGIGWIGAALERADRQWDRHKYWTHLEGDHIMPSEVARRNMWFCMIEEPIGFKYRHDFEIDRILWESDYPHADTPFPRAQAGAKEVFEGVPQDEVDKVTHQNAEKLFDFKLNDELVAAYLTPNA is encoded by the coding sequence ATGATTTTGTACAAGCTATTCAGCGTCGACGATCATGTCATCGAGCCGGCACACGTCTGGTCCGACTACGTGCCCGCCAAGTACAAAGACCGCGCTCCGCATGTGGTCGAGGAGGATGGCCGGCAGATCTGGGTCTGGGAGGGCGGCCGCGAAACCACCATGGGACTCAACGCCGTCGCCGGCAAACCTCGTGAGGAGTGGGGCCTGGAGCCGGCCCGATTCGAGGACATGATCCCCGGGTGCTACGACCCGGAGGAGCGACGCAAAGACCTGCTCTCGAACGGCATCTTCGGCTCGCTCGCATTTCCCACGCTCCCCGGATTCGGTGGCCGAAAGTTCGCGACGTTCGAGGACAAGGACCTGGCGCTCGCGTGCGTGCGCGCCTGGAACGACTACATGTTGGAGGAGTGGTGCGCAGCCGCCCCTGACATGTTCGTGCCCATGACGATCGTGCCGGTCTGGGATGTGGATCTCGCCGTCGCCGAGCTCGAACGAAGCGTCGAGAAGGGTTCCAAAGCTCTCTGCTGGCTGGAGAACCCGGCGAAAGTCGGACAGCCCGGCTACCACAGCGGGTACTGGGACAAGCTGTTTGCGGCGACGCAGGCGATGGATCTCCCGGTGTGTATGCACATCGGCTCCAGTGGCGCGAGTAGCCTGGGAACCGCCGAGGAAGAGGACAACCAGATCGATGTGGTTCAGATCGCGTCTGCGTTCACGACCGCAGCACATTGCGCCATCAACATGATGTGCAGCCCGATTCCGCGAAAGTTCCCTGATGTGAAGCTCGTCTGGTCTGAAGGCGGCATCGGGTGGATCGGCGCGGCACTCGAGCGAGCGGACCGCCAATGGGATCGTCACAAGTACTGGACGCACCTGGAGGGCGACCACATCATGCCGTCCGAGGTGGCGCGACGCAACATGTGGTTCTGCATGATCGAGGAGCCGATCGGTTTCAAGTACCGCCATGACTTCGAGATCGACCGCATCCTGTGGGAGTCGGATTACCCGCACGCCGATACTCCGTTCCCGCGCGCCCAGGCCGGCGCGAAGGAGGTCTTCGAGGGCGTGCCGCAGGACGAGGTGGACA
- a CDS encoding DoxX family protein, whose product MTGVTSRVTGSGRTTGKAGQAVGRLALRTVVGATMVAHGVKHGRSLDGTAGWFGSIGFRQPRAQAVASSVVEVGAGASLILGAATPVASSAVVGTMVVAARSVHQPNGFFITSEGYEYVLNLGAAAVAVAALGPGRYSVDNMLGLDNRLTSAQRGMLALGLGVLAGAGQLALFWRKPAPNGVDEPTAAVPSTTAAVPSTSEQSS is encoded by the coding sequence ATGACCGGCGTGACGTCGCGAGTTACCGGCAGTGGCCGAACAACGGGCAAGGCCGGCCAAGCGGTGGGCCGCCTTGCCTTGCGGACAGTCGTCGGCGCAACCATGGTTGCGCACGGTGTCAAACACGGCAGGTCGCTGGACGGCACCGCGGGGTGGTTCGGCTCGATCGGCTTTCGGCAGCCACGCGCTCAAGCGGTGGCAAGCAGTGTCGTCGAGGTCGGCGCCGGTGCCTCACTGATACTGGGAGCTGCCACCCCGGTCGCATCCTCGGCAGTCGTGGGAACGATGGTGGTCGCCGCGCGGTCGGTGCACCAGCCCAACGGGTTCTTCATCACCAGCGAGGGTTACGAATATGTGCTGAATCTGGGTGCTGCGGCGGTGGCCGTCGCCGCGCTGGGACCCGGACGCTACAGCGTCGACAACATGCTCGGCCTCGACAATCGCCTGACAAGCGCCCAGCGAGGCATGCTCGCTCTGGGCCTCGGCGTACTGGCCGGCGCCGGGCAGCTCGCGCTCTTCTGGCGCAAGCCCGCACCGAATGGTGTCGATGAACCGACCGCGGCAGTGCCGAGCACCACCGCGGCAGTGCCGAGCACCTCAGAGCAGTCGTCATGA
- a CDS encoding HpcH/HpaI aldolase/citrate lyase family protein: MSVLPTIGPSLLFCPANRPARFEKALSAADAVIIDLEDAIAHDDDEKSSARETVREHLRSDPDKFFVRINGLDSPWYAADVDMLRDVGATKVVLPKVESAGQLLKTPDLTVIALCETVRGVVNSGEIAQAANCAALFFGAEDLTADLGGRSSRSPSGAYHSPIENARSQVLFAAKAAGKAAIDAVFLDIRDSEALEAESRFACDMGFAAKGCIHPDQVQPIRRAYAPSDEQITWARGLLDAVAVNGPGVFQYQGQMVDKPLYQHAHTIMTRTEN, encoded by the coding sequence ATGAGCGTGCTCCCGACAATCGGTCCCTCACTGCTCTTCTGCCCGGCGAATCGTCCGGCTCGGTTCGAGAAGGCGCTCTCCGCTGCTGACGCGGTCATCATCGACCTCGAGGACGCCATCGCGCACGACGACGACGAGAAATCGTCGGCGCGTGAGACTGTGCGCGAGCACCTCCGCAGTGATCCCGACAAGTTCTTCGTGCGCATCAACGGCCTCGATTCACCGTGGTATGCCGCAGATGTCGACATGCTGCGTGATGTCGGCGCCACGAAAGTCGTGCTGCCAAAGGTCGAGTCGGCCGGCCAGCTACTCAAGACACCTGACCTGACGGTGATTGCCCTGTGCGAGACAGTTCGCGGGGTAGTCAACAGCGGGGAGATAGCGCAAGCAGCGAACTGTGCGGCGTTGTTCTTCGGAGCGGAGGATCTCACCGCAGACCTCGGAGGCCGATCGAGCCGATCGCCAAGCGGTGCCTACCACTCGCCGATCGAGAACGCGCGGTCACAGGTGCTCTTCGCGGCAAAGGCCGCCGGAAAAGCAGCGATCGACGCAGTCTTCCTCGACATCCGAGACTCTGAGGCCCTGGAAGCCGAGAGCCGCTTCGCGTGCGACATGGGATTCGCGGCGAAAGGGTGCATCCATCCCGATCAGGTGCAGCCGATCAGAAGAGCGTACGCACCCAGCGACGAGCAGATCACCTGGGCCCGAGGGCTGCTCGACGCTGTGGCGGTGAATGGTCCCGGAGTCTTCCAATATCAGGGCCAGATGGTTGACAAACCGCTTTATCAGCACGCGCACACGATCATGACTCGAACGGAGAACTAG